The Legionella sp. PATHC032 genome has a window encoding:
- the folK gene encoding 2-amino-4-hydroxy-6-hydroxymethyldihydropteridine diphosphokinase, with product MNVCYLSLGSNQKNPERQIRQAIKEIKQIPSTCLIKVSRLYWNKAWGFENQQEFCNVVIEIRTTLLPHKLLKWCQRIENKHMRVRRKFWGPRTLDIDIILYGYRVIRTKNLIVPHPCFHLRDFVLVPLMEVNPNLKVPNYT from the coding sequence ATGAATGTTTGCTATCTGAGTTTGGGATCAAATCAAAAAAATCCTGAGCGTCAAATAAGACAAGCCATTAAAGAAATAAAACAAATTCCATCAACATGTCTTATCAAGGTATCCCGCTTATATTGGAATAAAGCCTGGGGCTTTGAAAATCAACAAGAATTTTGTAATGTTGTTATAGAGATACGAACTACTTTGTTGCCTCATAAGCTTCTTAAGTGGTGCCAGAGAATAGAAAACAAGCACATGCGAGTCAGGAGAAAATTTTGGGGGCCAAGAACATTAGATATTGATATCATTTTATATGGTTATAGAGTAATTCGTACAAAAAATTTAATTGTTCCGCATCCTTGTTTTCATTTACGAGATTTTGTACTTGTGCCTCTAATGGAGGTAAACCCTAATTTAAAAGTACCAAATTACACATAG
- the rlmN gene encoding 23S rRNA (adenine(2503)-C(2))-methyltransferase RlmN: protein MDQQKVNLLNYNYSQLRELLIAWDEKPFRAQQLFQWIHQVGIHDFAQMTNLGKVLRNKLSQLACVNLPEIVACQKSADGTHKWLLKLDCGNCIETVFIPESNRGTLCVSSQVGCALNCSFCSTAKQGFNRNLSTAEIIGQVWLAARELSDNNGTHDKKITNVVMMGMGEPLLNFDNVVSAMNIMMDDLAYGLSKRRVTLSTSGVLPEMERLREVSPVALAVSLHAPTDELRNELVPINKKYPLSQLISLCKRYFKDEPRRKVTFEYVMLKGVNDQSEHASQLIKLLHNVPAKVNLIPFNPFPLTQYQRSSQETIDAFRDKLMKHGINTITRKTRGDDIDAACGQLAGEVKDKTSRSQRWQKLHFMSKKDKPSELTISSEEMA, encoded by the coding sequence ATGGACCAACAAAAAGTGAATCTATTAAATTATAATTACTCGCAATTACGAGAATTATTGATAGCGTGGGATGAAAAACCTTTCAGAGCTCAACAGCTATTTCAATGGATTCATCAAGTTGGAATACATGACTTCGCTCAGATGACTAATTTAGGGAAAGTTTTAAGAAATAAACTTTCCCAATTAGCGTGTGTGAATTTACCTGAAATTGTTGCTTGTCAGAAGTCAGCTGATGGCACACATAAGTGGCTATTAAAGCTGGACTGTGGAAATTGTATTGAAACAGTATTTATTCCAGAGTCAAATCGGGGAACACTTTGTGTTTCATCACAAGTAGGCTGTGCTTTAAATTGTTCTTTTTGCTCTACAGCAAAACAAGGATTTAACAGAAATTTGTCAACAGCAGAAATTATTGGTCAAGTATGGCTGGCAGCTCGTGAACTATCAGATAATAATGGTACTCACGATAAGAAAATAACTAACGTAGTGATGATGGGAATGGGTGAACCATTACTTAATTTCGATAATGTTGTTTCTGCTATGAACATCATGATGGATGATTTGGCTTATGGACTATCCAAAAGACGGGTTACATTAAGTACTTCGGGCGTTTTACCAGAAATGGAACGACTGAGGGAAGTCAGTCCTGTTGCATTGGCAGTATCCTTGCATGCACCAACAGATGAATTACGGAATGAATTGGTGCCAATTAATAAAAAATATCCTCTCTCTCAATTAATATCCTTATGTAAACGCTATTTTAAAGACGAACCAAGAAGAAAAGTTACTTTTGAATACGTCATGCTAAAAGGGGTTAATGATCAATCTGAACATGCTAGCCAGTTAATTAAACTATTGCATAATGTGCCTGCAAAAGTTAATTTAATTCCGTTTAACCCATTTCCTCTGACTCAATATCAGAGATCATCCCAGGAAACAATCGATGCATTTCGAGATAAATTAATGAAACATGGTATTAATACCATTACTCGCAAAACTCGTGGAGATGATATTGATGCAGCATGTGGCCAACTTGCTGGCGAGGTAAAAGATAAAACCAGCAGATCACAACGATGGCAAAAACTTCATTTCATGAGCAAAAAAGACAAACCAAGTGAATTGACCATTTCTTCTGAAGAAATGGCATAA
- a CDS encoding YfgM family protein, whose product MSVYMTEEEQLEIIKKWWKRYGNMITIFLSVVLLIIAGYRYMNWHNDKIKQQASIAYENMMIAFSNQNIKSVRSYANELIKNYNHTVYADIAHMTLAKIYVSKNKLEQARNELKTVALESQMTPLRQIAKIRIARLLAADKSYTNALNELSVVEDEAYLPVINELKGDIYSAKGQYQDAMNAYRLAIDEVRTNGMGNLFLEMKTNELAIKTQSMITDDKKVKAA is encoded by the coding sequence ATGTCTGTTTACATGACGGAAGAAGAACAATTAGAGATTATAAAAAAATGGTGGAAACGATATGGCAATATGATAACTATTTTTTTATCAGTAGTGCTCCTGATTATCGCAGGGTATAGATATATGAATTGGCACAATGACAAGATCAAACAACAAGCATCTATTGCCTATGAAAATATGATGATTGCATTTTCCAATCAAAATATAAAATCAGTTCGCTCTTATGCCAATGAACTAATTAAAAATTATAACCATACTGTTTATGCAGATATAGCTCATATGACACTCGCAAAAATCTATGTAAGTAAAAATAAACTTGAGCAAGCAAGAAATGAATTAAAAACTGTTGCATTGGAAAGCCAAATGACACCGTTAAGACAAATTGCCAAAATTCGCATAGCACGTTTACTGGCGGCAGATAAATCTTATACTAACGCATTAAATGAATTAAGTGTCGTTGAAGACGAAGCCTACTTGCCAGTGATTAACGAACTGAAAGGAGATATTTATAGTGCCAAAGGCCAATATCAGGATGCAATGAATGCCTACAGACTTGCCATAGATGAAGTAAGAACAAATGGAATGGGTAATTTATTTTTAGAAATGAAAACAAATGAGTTAGCAATTAAGACTCAATCTATGATTACTGATGATAAAAAGGTAAAAGCAGCTTAA
- the der gene encoding ribosome biogenesis GTPase Der: MIPVIALVGRPNVGKSTLFNRITKTQDALVADFPGLTRDRQYGHAQHEDKFFIIVDTGGIGVDDIEVDTLMSKQSQVALNEANVILFLVDGRSGLTGIDQQIAQALRKLNKKVHLVVNKTDGINEDIACADFQSLGITDVHAISASHGGGIGSLLEEILEPFTTETHEVTDEKAIKIAFAGRPNVGKSTLINRILGEERVVVYDMPGTTRDSISIPFTREDKQYVLIDTAGVRRKSRIDEKIEKFSVIKTLQAIKEAHVCLLLLDANEGITDQDMNLLGFIIESGKALVIAVNKWDGLEEDHKEKIKSELSRRLHFANFAKIRFISALHGSGVGGLFKDINEAYHSAIQSFSTPKLTRLLQDISTKHTPPCINGRRIKLRYAHLGGHNPPVIVIHGNQLDALPESYKRYLNNEFIKHLGLVGTPLKIEFKGGQNPFANKKNKLSQRQVNKKKRLMRWAKSKK; the protein is encoded by the coding sequence ATGATTCCTGTCATTGCTTTAGTTGGGCGTCCCAATGTTGGGAAGTCTACTTTGTTTAATAGAATTACTAAAACGCAGGATGCTCTTGTCGCTGATTTTCCTGGCTTGACAAGGGATAGACAATATGGACATGCTCAACATGAGGACAAGTTCTTTATTATTGTTGATACCGGAGGTATCGGAGTCGATGACATTGAAGTAGATACTTTGATGTCAAAACAATCTCAAGTTGCTTTAAATGAAGCAAATGTGATTCTTTTCCTGGTCGATGGCCGTTCAGGACTAACGGGTATTGATCAGCAAATTGCACAAGCATTAAGAAAACTTAATAAAAAAGTGCATCTTGTTGTCAATAAGACAGATGGGATAAATGAAGATATTGCTTGTGCTGATTTTCAATCATTAGGCATTACTGATGTCCATGCCATATCTGCCTCTCATGGCGGAGGCATCGGTTCATTACTCGAAGAAATTCTGGAACCTTTTACAACAGAAACGCATGAAGTAACTGATGAGAAAGCGATCAAGATTGCTTTTGCGGGACGCCCTAATGTTGGAAAATCAACTTTAATAAATAGGATATTGGGTGAAGAAAGGGTAGTTGTTTATGACATGCCCGGCACAACTCGAGATAGTATTTCAATACCCTTTACAAGAGAAGATAAGCAATATGTCCTTATTGACACTGCAGGGGTACGACGTAAGTCTCGCATTGATGAAAAAATAGAAAAATTTTCTGTCATCAAAACTCTACAAGCTATAAAAGAAGCCCATGTTTGTTTATTACTGCTTGATGCAAATGAAGGCATTACTGATCAAGATATGAATTTGCTAGGTTTTATTATTGAATCTGGTAAAGCGCTAGTCATTGCTGTGAATAAATGGGACGGTCTGGAAGAAGATCATAAAGAAAAAATAAAGTCAGAACTGTCAAGAAGATTACATTTTGCCAATTTTGCAAAAATCAGATTTATTTCAGCATTACATGGGAGCGGGGTAGGTGGATTATTTAAAGATATTAATGAAGCCTATCATTCAGCAATACAATCCTTTTCTACTCCTAAACTAACCAGATTATTACAAGATATCAGTACAAAACATACACCACCATGCATCAATGGTCGACGAATAAAATTACGCTATGCTCACCTTGGCGGACACAATCCTCCAGTCATTGTTATTCATGGAAATCAACTCGATGCCTTGCCAGAAAGTTATAAACGCTATTTAAACAATGAGTTTATTAAACATTTAGGATTAGTAGGTACCCCTTTAAAAATTGAGTTTAAAGGAGGACAAAATCCATTTGCCAATAAAAAAAATAAATTATCACAAAGGCAAGTGAACAAGAAGAAACGATTAATGCGATGGGCAAAAAGTAAGAAATAG
- a CDS encoding universal stress protein — protein MYTNILFATDLLNEHSHLTEKAANIAKQFNAKLYLLHVIELPTSILIAQGLGFTELANPSKEDAQTVLSLIGENLQIPQEQQFVEIGSVKEHILNKAKDLNCQLIILGSHSATGLPSILGSTAHAVVNHSVCDVLTLKAD, from the coding sequence ATGTATACAAATATTTTATTTGCAACAGATTTGTTAAATGAGCATAGCCATCTTACAGAAAAGGCTGCTAATATTGCGAAACAGTTTAATGCAAAATTATATCTATTACATGTGATTGAATTGCCAACTAGTATATTAATAGCTCAAGGATTGGGCTTTACGGAACTAGCCAACCCATCAAAAGAAGATGCCCAAACTGTATTATCATTAATTGGAGAAAATTTACAAATACCTCAGGAACAACAATTTGTAGAAATCGGGTCAGTAAAGGAACATATATTAAACAAAGCCAAAGATCTCAATTGTCAATTAATTATACTAGGCTCACATTCTGCTACAGGATTGCCGTCCATTCTAGGAAGTACTGCGCATGCTGTAGTAAATCATTCAGTTTGTGACGTGTTAACACTCAAAGCAGATTAA
- the bamB gene encoding outer membrane protein assembly factor BamB: MNIRILVLILCALIQGCTYVDDYMLGKDNTPQPKELKEIQPKVKMTQNWTAPVGKAHKTNEYLNIKPAIRGDIIYTADASGLVRAVSKKDGQIKWSTALKNNIVSGPTVASGYVAIGTNASTLVLLNQSDGKEIWQNKVSAEVLAPPAISRQKVIAKTIDGKVYAIDAVNGKQLWIADHGAPSLVLKASSSPIIVDDLVLVGFSDGKLDAFELQTGRLIWQRSIAYGMGASDVERLVDIDSDPIISNNVAYLATYQGYVGALSLSNGQFIWRKPASVYKNMLLSHNNLYFTDSNDVIWSLNSSTGQVNWKQTSLKARGLTEPALVEGNLAVGDKTGYLHILSTQTGELLGRSQLSGGVTVSPSVYGKNMYILTNNGMLNQLSVS, translated from the coding sequence ATGAATATTAGAATATTAGTTTTAATACTATGTGCGTTAATTCAAGGATGTACATATGTAGATGATTATATGCTCGGCAAAGATAATACCCCTCAACCCAAAGAGCTAAAAGAAATTCAACCCAAAGTTAAAATGACACAAAACTGGACTGCTCCAGTTGGGAAAGCTCATAAAACAAATGAGTATTTAAATATCAAACCAGCTATTCGTGGTGATATAATTTATACTGCAGATGCGAGTGGATTGGTTCGGGCAGTTAGCAAGAAAGACGGTCAGATAAAATGGTCTACTGCATTAAAAAATAATATAGTTAGTGGACCAACTGTAGCTTCTGGTTACGTTGCTATAGGTACTAATGCCTCTACATTAGTACTACTTAATCAATCTGACGGAAAAGAGATATGGCAGAATAAAGTATCTGCTGAAGTATTAGCTCCACCTGCTATATCGCGGCAGAAAGTCATTGCAAAAACCATTGATGGTAAAGTGTACGCAATTGATGCGGTAAACGGGAAGCAACTATGGATTGCAGATCATGGCGCTCCAAGTCTGGTGTTAAAAGCCAGCTCTTCTCCTATCATTGTCGATGATCTGGTTCTTGTCGGGTTTTCTGATGGCAAGCTAGATGCTTTTGAATTACAGACTGGACGGTTGATCTGGCAAAGAAGTATTGCTTATGGGATGGGGGCAAGTGATGTTGAACGTTTAGTCGATATTGACTCTGACCCTATAATAAGCAATAACGTTGCCTATTTGGCAACTTATCAAGGCTATGTGGGAGCACTATCTCTATCTAATGGCCAATTCATATGGAGAAAACCAGCATCTGTTTATAAAAATATGCTTTTAAGTCATAATAATCTATATTTTACGGACAGCAACGATGTTATATGGTCTTTGAACAGTAGCACAGGGCAGGTGAACTGGAAGCAAACCTCCTTAAAGGCAAGAGGGCTTACTGAACCGGCATTGGTAGAAGGAAATTTAGCTGTTGGTGATAAAACTGGATATTTACATATCTTATCAACTCAAACAGGTGAGTTACTAGGGCGGTCTCAGCTTTCTGGTGGGGTAACAGTTTCACCGAGCGTTTATGGTAAAAATATGTACATATTAACCAATAATGGAATGCTCAATCAACTTTCAGTGAGCTAA
- the ndk gene encoding nucleoside-diphosphate kinase, whose protein sequence is MAKELTLSIIKPDAVAKSVIGEIYTRFEKAGLDIVAAKMTQLSREQAENFYDIHRARPFFKDLVDFMISGPVMIQVLKGENAVAKNREIMGATNPKEAAPGTIRADFADSIDANAVHGSDSLENAAREIAFFFEPHELCDR, encoded by the coding sequence ATGGCAAAAGAATTAACATTATCTATTATTAAACCTGATGCTGTAGCAAAATCTGTGATAGGTGAAATATACACCCGCTTTGAAAAAGCAGGCCTAGATATTGTTGCCGCTAAAATGACTCAACTTTCACGCGAACAAGCTGAAAATTTTTATGATATTCATCGCGCACGACCATTTTTTAAGGATCTGGTGGATTTTATGATTTCTGGTCCTGTAATGATCCAAGTATTAAAAGGTGAAAATGCTGTAGCTAAAAACAGAGAAATTATGGGCGCGACCAATCCCAAGGAAGCAGCACCTGGAACTATACGTGCCGATTTTGCTGATAGCATCGATGCAAACGCTGTGCATGGCTCTGACAGTCTTGAGAATGCTGCTCGTGAAATAGCATTTTTCTTTGAACCACATGAGTTGTGCGATAGATAA
- the pilW gene encoding type IV pilus biogenesis/stability protein PilW, translating to MLKSIRYLLIIIICLFVEACEHAQDNEEPNTIRKVNLSKAASFNVQLGLGYLKQGDRPRAKKKLLTALEQQPDSADVNAALAYYFEQTKELEQAKKFYHKAITLSQNGGAQLNNYGAFLCRQGDYKNAEIYFLKAVKDQNYVHTSGAYENAGLCAMAIPDHDKAILYFTKALNQDPSRKESLYELVKLQSKIGHDKEALDLLQKHADLVLNDKIMLALAKDIANRTGQYTLAAEYENSFNKMEPTNNISGVNDEYNSSNG from the coding sequence GTGCTAAAAAGCATAAGGTACTTATTAATTATAATAATATGTTTATTTGTTGAAGCTTGTGAGCATGCACAAGATAACGAAGAACCCAATACCATAAGAAAAGTAAACCTTAGCAAAGCGGCTTCTTTTAATGTGCAATTAGGGTTGGGATATTTGAAGCAAGGCGACAGGCCTCGAGCAAAAAAGAAGTTGCTAACCGCATTGGAACAACAGCCAGATTCTGCAGATGTGAATGCCGCATTAGCCTATTATTTTGAACAAACTAAAGAATTGGAGCAAGCTAAAAAATTCTATCATAAAGCAATAACTTTATCGCAAAACGGTGGTGCACAATTGAATAACTACGGTGCTTTTCTGTGTCGGCAGGGTGACTATAAAAATGCTGAAATTTACTTCCTGAAGGCCGTTAAAGATCAAAACTATGTGCATACCTCAGGTGCTTATGAAAATGCTGGATTATGTGCTATGGCTATCCCTGATCATGATAAAGCCATTTTATATTTTACCAAGGCTTTAAATCAGGACCCATCGAGAAAAGAATCACTATATGAATTAGTAAAATTACAAAGTAAAATAGGACATGATAAAGAAGCCCTCGATCTGCTTCAAAAACATGCTGATTTAGTATTAAACGATAAGATAATGCTTGCATTAGCGAAAGACATAGCAAATAGAACAGGCCAATATACTCTTGCAGCAGAATATGAAAATAGCTTCAATAAAATGGAGCCAACTAATAATATTAGTGGAGTAAATGATGAATACAATAGCAGCAATGGATGA
- the dotZ gene encoding type 4 secretion system coupling complex assembly protein DotZ, which translates to MDEIKKDDELSQWLSTYGTITAERILGRYNISLPQDELLEAINIPSSFYRHLLQIPLKNVLNGIVIQQASDYHVYAQKLLIDYLLSGESSKEPDSQGAGTRESLEDERQRLVQLGDEFHKLELDQDNLIASSQASLMKICIDWNAKLETTLSKLNSLYKNTNSKIKKNAIRKALIKAFIHCDLVKDQSSNNKYQLVDKLNQTLAISLGAELKETILSNLSELFQILDALNIKLDEFTDRTTHISQQAKLFRTQFYEVILRIIELIKLLPEYKIDPEQDAINREPLYFDRTIGEY; encoded by the coding sequence ATGGACGAAATAAAAAAAGATGATGAATTGAGCCAATGGCTTTCTACTTATGGAACAATAACCGCTGAACGAATATTAGGTAGATATAACATATCACTGCCACAAGATGAATTGTTAGAAGCTATTAACATCCCATCTAGTTTCTATAGACATTTGTTACAGATTCCCTTAAAAAACGTACTTAATGGAATTGTAATTCAACAAGCAAGTGATTACCATGTCTATGCACAAAAACTGTTAATTGATTATTTGTTATCTGGTGAAAGCAGCAAAGAGCCTGATTCACAAGGAGCTGGAACTCGCGAATCCCTGGAAGACGAAAGACAGCGACTTGTTCAATTAGGTGATGAGTTTCATAAATTGGAATTAGACCAGGATAATCTCATAGCATCAAGCCAAGCCAGCTTAATGAAAATATGCATTGATTGGAATGCAAAACTGGAAACAACTCTTTCCAAATTAAACAGCTTATACAAAAATACAAATTCTAAAATTAAAAAAAATGCAATTAGAAAAGCTTTAATTAAGGCATTTATTCATTGTGATCTTGTCAAGGACCAATCATCAAATAACAAGTATCAGCTAGTAGATAAATTGAATCAAACGTTAGCTATTTCTTTAGGTGCTGAATTAAAAGAAACTATCCTGAGCAACTTGAGTGAACTCTTTCAAATCCTGGATGCTTTAAATATAAAACTCGACGAATTTACCGATCGGACTACTCATATAAGCCAACAGGCTAAATTATTCAGAACCCAATTCTATGAGGTAATACTTCGTATCATTGAGTTAATTAAATTATTACCTGAATATAAAATTGACCCGGAACAAGATGCTATTAATCGAGAACCATTATATTTTGATAGAACGATTGGAGAATACTAA
- a CDS encoding helix-turn-helix domain-containing protein: MNTIAAMDETRNNEITNPGYELAALRQQKGYSIEYVASKLHLRARIIELIEAGDFDLLPQPVFVKGYLRAYSKLLGVSPEPFLTVFNAQYCFEKKPERAALWQSKKESHKAEHFIKWFTILFAIGVLVAVGIWWQKNKDSQTIDTPKESSSGLSISETSSEIKLTDLSKMESLLTPNNTQMTPLEKNGG; the protein is encoded by the coding sequence ATGAATACAATAGCAGCAATGGATGAGACAAGAAATAATGAAATTACTAACCCTGGATACGAGCTGGCAGCTCTTCGCCAGCAAAAGGGTTATTCAATCGAGTATGTTGCGAGCAAACTTCATTTACGAGCTCGTATTATAGAGCTCATTGAAGCAGGAGATTTTGATTTATTACCTCAGCCAGTTTTTGTAAAAGGATATTTGAGAGCCTATTCAAAATTATTAGGGGTATCACCTGAACCATTTTTAACTGTTTTTAATGCGCAATATTGCTTTGAAAAAAAACCTGAAAGAGCAGCTTTATGGCAAAGCAAAAAGGAATCACATAAAGCAGAGCATTTTATAAAATGGTTCACCATTTTATTTGCAATTGGCGTTTTAGTTGCAGTTGGGATATGGTGGCAAAAAAACAAAGATAGCCAGACTATAGATACACCTAAAGAGAGTTCATCTGGATTATCAATCAGTGAAACCAGTTCGGAAATTAAATTGACTGACTTATCAAAAATGGAATCATTGTTAACACCCAATAATACACAAATGACGCCTTTGGAGAAAAATGGTGGTTGA
- a CDS encoding tRNA-(ms[2]io[6]A)-hydroxylase, producing MLKRLDSDLQTLNDFLKVKTPEAWLYHAAANIPLLLLDHAHCERKAAGTAINFISKYPEKIELVAIMAPLAREELLHFEKIIDIMKQKGIFYAPLQPSDYASNLHKHVTNKDGIERLCDQLIIGAIIEARSCERFNSIIPYIQDQALARFYKTLVKSECRHFEEYLHLAKFYGGSIDERISEFLTIENAFILSEDVVFRFHSGLPPS from the coding sequence ATGTTAAAACGACTAGATAGTGATTTACAAACGTTAAATGATTTTTTAAAAGTTAAAACTCCGGAAGCCTGGTTGTATCATGCTGCTGCTAATATACCTCTTTTATTGCTCGATCACGCTCATTGTGAACGTAAAGCAGCTGGGACAGCAATTAATTTCATAAGTAAATATCCAGAAAAAATAGAGTTAGTAGCAATTATGGCCCCATTGGCAAGAGAAGAATTGTTACACTTTGAAAAAATCATTGATATCATGAAGCAAAAAGGAATTTTTTATGCTCCTTTGCAGCCATCAGACTACGCATCCAACTTGCATAAACATGTCACAAATAAAGATGGAATTGAAAGATTATGCGATCAGTTAATTATAGGTGCTATCATCGAGGCTCGATCCTGCGAACGTTTTAATTCCATAATTCCATATATTCAAGATCAGGCCTTGGCCAGGTTTTATAAAACATTGGTTAAATCAGAATGCAGACATTTTGAAGAATATTTACATTTGGCCAAGTTCTATGGAGGCTCTATTGATGAACGTATTTCTGAGTTTTTAACTATAGAAAATGCATTTATTTTATCAGAGGATGTGGTATTTCGCTTTCATAGCGGGTTGCCTCCGTCTTGA
- the hisS gene encoding histidine--tRNA ligase — protein sequence MVVDKIQAIRGMNDVLPDRSSIWRFIEQTFINCLIRYGYKEIRFPIVENTQLFKRTIGEITDIVEKEMYTFNDLNGDSITLRPEGTAGCVRACIEHGLLHNQQQKLWYLGPMFRHERPQKGRYRQFNQFGVEAIGIAGTAIELELISICRRLWIDLGFAQSVQLQINSLGELDERQKYRSILVEYLRDHFNLLDEDSKRRLDKNPLRVLDSKNPDLQQLIQNAPKLIDVLGDHSREHFQSFCNGLETLGIPYSINPVLVRGLDYYGHTVFEWVTDQLGSQATICAGGRYDMLIEFLGGAPTPAIGFALGLERIFLLMETLNLLNVSDNKQSIFIIATSEEAILKALAMAESIRNANPSFDVITNTAGGGFKSQFKKADKSGARLALILGEDEIARGYVSIKDLRTEIEQVSIPITKINEFLQDYLA from the coding sequence ATGGTGGTTGATAAAATTCAAGCTATCCGAGGAATGAATGATGTACTGCCTGATAGGAGCTCGATATGGCGCTTTATAGAACAAACTTTTATAAACTGCCTCATACGCTATGGATATAAGGAAATTCGTTTTCCAATTGTTGAAAATACACAGTTATTTAAACGTACAATTGGCGAAATAACAGATATTGTTGAAAAAGAAATGTATACCTTCAATGATTTGAACGGTGATAGCATAACCCTCAGGCCAGAAGGAACAGCTGGTTGTGTTCGTGCCTGTATAGAACATGGTTTATTACATAATCAACAACAAAAATTATGGTACTTAGGCCCTATGTTTCGTCATGAACGTCCTCAGAAGGGTAGATACCGTCAATTTAACCAATTTGGGGTTGAGGCAATAGGAATTGCTGGTACTGCTATCGAACTTGAGCTGATATCAATTTGCCGCAGATTATGGATTGACCTGGGTTTTGCTCAGTCAGTTCAATTACAAATTAATTCATTAGGTGAACTAGATGAACGTCAAAAATATCGCTCTATCCTGGTAGAATATCTACGCGATCATTTTAATCTACTTGATGAAGACAGTAAGAGACGATTGGATAAAAACCCTCTGAGAGTTCTTGATAGTAAAAACCCTGATCTTCAACAACTCATTCAAAATGCTCCTAAGTTAATTGATGTTCTTGGTGATCATAGCAGAGAACATTTTCAATCGTTCTGTAACGGATTGGAAACACTTGGTATCCCTTATTCCATTAACCCTGTATTGGTAAGAGGATTGGATTATTATGGTCATACGGTGTTTGAATGGGTAACAGACCAATTAGGAAGTCAAGCGACAATATGTGCAGGGGGCAGGTACGATATGTTGATCGAGTTCCTGGGCGGAGCACCCACACCAGCCATTGGATTTGCTTTAGGATTGGAAAGAATATTTCTTTTAATGGAAACTTTAAATTTGTTGAATGTAAGTGACAATAAACAATCCATATTTATCATTGCTACTAGTGAAGAGGCCATATTGAAAGCGCTTGCCATGGCAGAGTCAATTCGAAATGCTAACCCATCTTTTGATGTTATTACCAATACGGCAGGAGGTGGTTTTAAAAGCCAATTTAAAAAGGCCGATAAAAGTGGGGCTCGCCTGGCTTTAATTCTTGGGGAAGACGAAATAGCCAGGGGATATGTAAGCATTAAAGATTTGAGAACTGAAATAGAACAAGTATCAATACCAATCACCAAAATAAATGAATTTTTGCAAGATTATCTAGCTTGA